One part of the Arabidopsis thaliana chromosome 1 sequence genome encodes these proteins:
- a CDS encoding uncharacterized protein (Expressed protein; FUNCTIONS IN: molecular_function unknown; INVOLVED IN: biological_process unknown; LOCATED IN: chloroplast; Has 35333 Blast hits to 34131 proteins in 2444 species: Archae - 798; Bacteria - 22429; Metazoa - 974; Fungi - 991; Plants - 531; Viruses - 0; Other Eukaryotes - 9610 (source: NCBI BLink).), translating into MAVVEEPILSRLDRIDFMVRKLEEMKGSSPRSSSPSTPSSGTQPSSMDLSSPRSIGKVHCRSMEQVREETERKGTLLERLNNVEEQVLKLCSQFEEEVEEERKREDKTDKEKKTPKKKKGLRKLVDKVVGSSSPTNIHSKSWRC; encoded by the coding sequence ATGGCTGTTGTAGAAGAACCGATACTTTCAAGATTGGATCGTATTGATTTCATGGTGAGGAAGTTAGAGGAGATGAAAGGAAGCTCGCCTAGAAGCTCGAGCCCATCGACTCCATCTAGTGGGACTCAGCCATCGTCAATGGATCTGTCGTCACCGAGGAGCATAGGGAAGGTACACTGCCGTTCGATGGAACAAGTCAGGGAGGAGACTGAGCGGAAAGGAACTTTGCTAGAGAGACTTAATAATGTAGAGGAGCAAGTGCTTAAGCTGTGTTCACAGTTTgaggaagaagttgaagaagagaggaagagagaagataaGACGGATAAGGAAAAGAAGAccccgaagaagaagaagggattGAGGAAGCTGGTTGATAAAGTTGttggatcttcttctcccaCTAATATCCATTCCAAGAGCTGGCGTTGTTGA
- the NF-YC10 gene encoding nuclear factor Y, subunit C10 (''nuclear factor Y, subunit C10'' (NF-YC10); FUNCTIONS IN: sequence-specific DNA binding transcription factor activity; INVOLVED IN: regulation of transcription; LOCATED IN: intracellular, chloroplast; EXPRESSED IN: 21 plant structures; EXPRESSED DURING: 13 growth stages; CONTAINS InterPro DOMAIN/s: Transcription factor CBF/NF-Y/archaeal histone (InterPro:IPR003958), Histone-fold (InterPro:IPR009072); Has 1154 Blast hits to 1151 proteins in 206 species: Archae - 0; Bacteria - 0; Metazoa - 432; Fungi - 306; Plants - 324; Viruses - 0; Other Eukaryotes - 92 (source: NCBI BLink).): MVSSKKPKEKKARSDVVVNKASGRSKRSSGSRTKKTSNKVNIVKKKPEIYEISESSSSDSVEEAIRGDEAKKSNGVVSKRGNGKSVGIPTKTSKNREEDDGGAEDAKIKFPMNRIRRIMRSDNSAPQIMQDAVFLVNKATEMFIERFSEEAYDSSVKDKKKFIHYKHLSSVVSNDQRYEFLADSVPEKLKAEAALEEWERGMTDAG, translated from the exons ATGGTGTCGTCAAAGAAACCCAAGGAGAAGAAGGCGAGGAGCGATGTCGTCGTCAATAAAGCGAGTGGTCGGAGTAAACGCAGCTCCGGTTCCAGAACGAAGAAGACGTCGAACAAGGTTAAcattgtgaagaagaagccgGAGATTTACGAGATCTCAGAATCATCGAGCAGTGACTCTGTGGAAGAAGCAATAAGAGGCGATGAGGCGAAGAAAAGTAACGGCGTCGTGAGCAAGAGGGGTAACGGAAAGAGTGTAGGAATTCCGACGAAGACGAGTAAAAATCGAGAAGAGGACGATGGAGGCGCGGAAGATGCTAAGATCAAGTTTCCGATGAATCGGATTCGGCGGATCATGAGAAGCGATAATTCTGCTCCTCAGATTATGCAGGATGCTGTATTTCTTGTCAACAAAGCCACG GAGATGTTCATTGAGCGGTTTTCTGAAGAAGCTTATGATAGTTCCGTCAAggacaaaaagaaattcatcCACTACAAACACCTCT CATCCGTAGTGAGTAACGACCAGAGATACGAGTTCCTTGCAG ATAGTGTTCCCGAGAAACTTAAAGCAGAGGCCGCGTTGGAGGAATGGGAAAGAGGCATGACAGATGCAGGCTGA
- the NF-YC10 gene encoding nuclear factor Y, subunit C10, with protein sequence MVSSKKPKEKKARSDVVVNKASGRSKRSSGSRTKKTSNKVNIVKKKPEIYEISESSSSDSVEEAIRGDEAKKSNGVVSKRGNGKSVGIPTKTSKNREEDDGGAEDAKIKFPMNRIRRIMRSDNSAPQIMQDAVFLVNKATEMFIERFSEEAYDSSVKDKKKFIHYKHLCKL encoded by the exons ATGGTGTCGTCAAAGAAACCCAAGGAGAAGAAGGCGAGGAGCGATGTCGTCGTCAATAAAGCGAGTGGTCGGAGTAAACGCAGCTCCGGTTCCAGAACGAAGAAGACGTCGAACAAGGTTAAcattgtgaagaagaagccgGAGATTTACGAGATCTCAGAATCATCGAGCAGTGACTCTGTGGAAGAAGCAATAAGAGGCGATGAGGCGAAGAAAAGTAACGGCGTCGTGAGCAAGAGGGGTAACGGAAAGAGTGTAGGAATTCCGACGAAGACGAGTAAAAATCGAGAAGAGGACGATGGAGGCGCGGAAGATGCTAAGATCAAGTTTCCGATGAATCGGATTCGGCGGATCATGAGAAGCGATAATTCTGCTCCTCAGATTATGCAGGATGCTGTATTTCTTGTCAACAAAGCCACG GAGATGTTCATTGAGCGGTTTTCTGAAGAAGCTTATGATAGTTCCGTCAAggacaaaaagaaattcatcCACTACAAACACCTCTGTAAGCTCTAA